From the Osmerus eperlanus chromosome 19, fOsmEpe2.1, whole genome shotgun sequence genome, one window contains:
- the LOC134040016 gene encoding calpain-5-like — MTSPATHYKKQHYSHLKKDCLDNKKLFEDPEFPVTNASLFYNNSPHGRVVWKRPGEISDDPHLFVEGISSHDLNQGDLGNCWFVAACSCLALKPDLWPKVIPDWKEQEWDTKHPERYAGIFHFQFWVFGEWMDVVVDDQLPTIDGKLIYCHSNVKNEFWSALLEKAYAKLSGCYESLDGGNTADAVVDFSGAVAETIDLETDFHSDKKKQDKLFRDLLRVYNRDGIICSSIKAASHEIEARMSCRLVKGHAYAVTAMKKVHLEKEGQAVPLIRMRNPWGRTEWNGAWSDSSAEWKNVGSVERNKLGITVQDDGEFWMSFADWCKYFTFADVCHVINTSLDGIDKTWKEVVHFGSWTKHAEPLKNRCGGCINNKQTFLQNPQYKLDVTEEMAKVRISLQQRDMKIHRMIGQGENLSIGFTILKMERNRKHRIHHFTPEENVDRSEFIKVRTVFRRCMLPKGRYVIIPSTFKPEKLGDFMLRVFTDTESGCRELLEPVVRN; from the exons atgaCCTCTCCGGCTACTCACTATAAAAAACAGCATTACTCCCACCTAAAGAAGGACTGCCTAGACAACAAGAAGCTGTTTGAGGACCCAGAGTTTCCTGTCACCAATGCGTCTCTGTTCTACAATAATTCACCTCATGGTCGTGTTGTGTGGAAGAGACCTGGG GAGATCAGCGATGATCCTCACCTGTTTGTGGAGGGCATCAGCTCCCACGACCTGAACCAGGGAGATCTGGGTAACTGCTGGTTTGTGGCGGCCTGTTCCTGCTTGGCTCTGAAGCCAGACCTCTGGCCAAAG GTGATTCCTGACTGGAAGGAGCAGGAGTGGGATACCAAACACCCAGAGCGCTATGCTGGCATCTTCCACTTCCAGTTCTGGGTGTTTGGTGAGTGGATGGATGTGGTGGTGGATGACCAACTGCCCACCATCGATGGAAAACTCATCTACTGCCACTCCAACGTCAAAAACGAGTTCTGGAGTGCCCTTCTGGAGAAGGCTTATGCCAA ACTGTCTGGCTGCTATGAGTCTCTGGACGGAGGCAACACGGCGGACGCCGTGGTGGACTTCAGCGGAGCCGTGGCGGAGACCATCGATCTGGAGACAGACTTCCACAGCGACAAGAAAAAGCAGGATAAACTGTTCCGGGACCTGCTGAGAGTCTACAACCGGGATGGTATCATCTGTAGCTCCATAaag GCAGCAAGTCATGAAATTGAAGCGAGGATGTCTTGCAGGCTGGTGAAGGGTCATGCCTACGCAGTGACTGCGATGAAGAAGGTGCATTTGGAAAAAGAGGGCCAGGCCGTTCCCCTGATCCGCATGAGAAACCCCTGGGGCAGGACCGAGTGGAACGGAGCCTGGAGCgacag CTCAGCAGAATGGAAGAATGTTGGAAGCGTGGAGAGAAACAAGCTCGGCATCACTGTACAGGATGATGGGGAGTTTTG gaTGTCGTTCGCTGACTGGTGTAAGTACTTCACATTCGCAGATGTGTGTCACGTCATCAACACCTCCTTGGACGGTATCGACAAGACATGGAAGGAGGTGGTGCATTTTGGTAGCTGGACCAAACACGCGGAGCCACTGAAGAATCGATGTGGTGGCTGCATAAACAACAAACAGACCTTCTTGCAGAACCCACAG TACAAGTTGGACGTGACCGAGGAGATGGCTAAGGTCCGGATCTCCCTGCAGCAGAGAGACATGAAGATCCACAGGATGATCGGCCAAGGAGAGAACCTCAGCATCGGCTTTACCATCCTCAAG ATGGAACGCAACAGGAAACATCGCATACATCACTTCACCCCCGAGGAAAACGTGGACAGGTCAGAGTTCATCAAAGTTCGTACGGTGTTCAGGAGGTGCATGTTGCCCAAGGGTCGTTACgtcatcatcccctccaccttcAAGCCAGAGAAACTGGGAGACTTCATGCTACGTGTTTTCACTGACACAGAGTCAGGATGCAG agagcTGCTGGAGCCTGTCGTAAGGAATTAG
- the LOC134040015 gene encoding serine/threonine-protein kinase PAK 3 isoform X2, whose product MSDSVDIEEKPPAPPLRMNSSSRDSSLLNHASKPLPMAPEEKNKKVRLRSIFPGGDKTNKKKEKERPEISLPSDFEHTIHVGFDAVTGEFTGIPEQWARLLQTSNITKLEQKKNPQAVLDVLKFYDSKETVNNQKYMSFTSGDKSAHGYIAANTLGAKTSSSEPPIAPPVSEEEDEEEEEEEEEEDDDDEPPPVIAPRPEHTKSIYTRSVMEPTKPPTPVKEVTTPPESQVQPDNTSSTLYRHTDRQRKKSKMTDEEILERLRSIVSVGDPKKKYTRFEKIGQGASGTVYTAIDIATGQEVAIKQMNLQQQPKKELIINEILVMRENKNPNIVNYLDSYLVGDELWVVMEYLAGGSLTDVVTETCMDEGQIAAVCRECLQALDFLHSNQVIHRDIKSDNILLGMDGSVKLTDFGFCAQITPEQNKRSTMVGTPYWMAPEVVTRKAYGPKVDIWSLGIMAIEMVEGEPPYLNENPLRALYLIATNGTPELQNPERLSSVFRDFLNRCLEMDVDRRGAAKELLQHSFLKLAKPLSSLTPLIVAAKEAIKNSSR is encoded by the exons ATGTCCGATAGTGTCGATATTGAAGAGAaaccaccagccccccccttGAGAATGAACAGTAGTTCCCGAGACTCTTCGTTGTTGAATCACGCCTCCAAACCACTCCCAATGGCTCCCGAAGAGAAGAACAAGAAGGTCCGCCTGCGCTCCATCTTCCCTGGGGGAGACAAAA CAAACAAGAAGAAGGAAAAGGAACGTCCAGAGATATCCCTGCCCTCCGACTTTGAGCACACTATCCATGTGGGCTTTGATGCTGTAACAGGAGAGTTCACT gGCATTCCGGAGCAGTGGGCGagactcctccagacctccaACATCACCAAGCTGGAGCAAAAGAAGAACCCTCAGGCCGTCCTGGATGTTCTCAAGTTCTACGACTCCAAAGAGACCGTCAACAACCAGAAGTACATGAGCTTCACGTCTGGAG ACAAATCAGCACATGGATACATAGCTGCCAACACTCTG GGTGCCAAGACCTCGTCATCGGAGCCCCCAATAGCCCCGCCTGtgtcggaggaggaggatgaggaggaggaagaggaggaggaggaggaggatgatgacgatgaaCCACCACCCGTCATTGCACCGAGACCCGAGCACACtaaatct ATCTACACACGCTCCGTCATGGAGCCCACCAAGCCTCCCACCCCCGTGAAGGAGGTCACCACCCCTCCAGAGTCCCAGGTCCAGCCGGACAACACGTCCAGCACCTTGTACCGCCACACCGACCGGCAGAGGAAGAAGTCCAAGATGACGGATGAGGAGATTCTGGAGCGACTGA GGAGCATTGTGAGTGTTGGGGACCCCAAAAAGAAGTACACTCGCTTTGAGAAAATAGGACAGGG AGCCTCTGGGACTGTGTACACAGCCATCGACATTGCCACCGGCCAGGAA GTGGCCATAAAGCAGATGAACCTGCAGCAGCAGCCTAAGAAGGAACTCATCATAAATGAGATCCTGGTGATGAGGGAAAACAAGAACCCCAACATAGTCAACTACCTGGACAG tTACCTGGTAGGAGATGAGTTGTGGGTGGTGATGGAGTATTTGGCCGGAGGTTCTCTGACTGACGTGGTGACCGAGACCTGCATGGACGAGGGCCAGATCGCTGCTGTCTGCAGAGAG TGTCTGCAAGCGCTGGACTTCCTCCACTCAAACCAGGTGATCCACAGAGACATCAAGAGCGACAACATCCTTCTGGGGATGGACGGCTCCGTCAAGCTGA CGGACTTTGGCTTCTGCGCCCAAATCACCCCGGAGCAGAACAAGCGCAGCACCATGGTGGGAACGCCCTACTGGATGGCTCCAGAGGTGGTGACTCGCAAGGCCTACGGGCCCAAGGTGGACATCTGGTCCCTGGGCATCATGGCCATTGAGATGGTGGAGGGAGAACCTCCATACCTCAACGAGAACCCCCTCAGG gCTCTGTACCTGATAGCCACCAACGGCACGCCAGAGCTCCAGAACCCGGAGAGGCTGTCGTCTGTGTTCAGGGACTTCCTCAACCGCTGCCTGGAGATGGACGTGGACCGCAGAGGCGCGGCCAAGGAGCTCCTCCAG catTCCTTCCTGAAGTTAGCCAAGCCCCTCTCCAGTCTGACCCCCCTGATTGTAGCAGCAAAGGAAGCCATTAAGAACAGCAGCCGCTAG
- the LOC134040015 gene encoding serine/threonine-protein kinase PAK 3 isoform X1: MSDSVDIEEKPPAPPLRMNSSSRDSSLLNHASKPLPMAPEEKNKKVRLRSIFPGGDKTNKKKEKERPEISLPSDFEHTIHVGFDAVTGEFTGIPEQWARLLQTSNITKLEQKKNPQAVLDVLKFYDSKETVNNQKYMSFTSGDKSAHGYIAANTLNRLLSSGPPVSLRTCSALFDKGAKTSSSEPPIAPPVSEEEDEEEEEEEEEEDDDDEPPPVIAPRPEHTKSIYTRSVMEPTKPPTPVKEVTTPPESQVQPDNTSSTLYRHTDRQRKKSKMTDEEILERLRSIVSVGDPKKKYTRFEKIGQGASGTVYTAIDIATGQEVAIKQMNLQQQPKKELIINEILVMRENKNPNIVNYLDSYLVGDELWVVMEYLAGGSLTDVVTETCMDEGQIAAVCRECLQALDFLHSNQVIHRDIKSDNILLGMDGSVKLTDFGFCAQITPEQNKRSTMVGTPYWMAPEVVTRKAYGPKVDIWSLGIMAIEMVEGEPPYLNENPLRALYLIATNGTPELQNPERLSSVFRDFLNRCLEMDVDRRGAAKELLQHSFLKLAKPLSSLTPLIVAAKEAIKNSSR; encoded by the exons ATGTCCGATAGTGTCGATATTGAAGAGAaaccaccagccccccccttGAGAATGAACAGTAGTTCCCGAGACTCTTCGTTGTTGAATCACGCCTCCAAACCACTCCCAATGGCTCCCGAAGAGAAGAACAAGAAGGTCCGCCTGCGCTCCATCTTCCCTGGGGGAGACAAAA CAAACAAGAAGAAGGAAAAGGAACGTCCAGAGATATCCCTGCCCTCCGACTTTGAGCACACTATCCATGTGGGCTTTGATGCTGTAACAGGAGAGTTCACT gGCATTCCGGAGCAGTGGGCGagactcctccagacctccaACATCACCAAGCTGGAGCAAAAGAAGAACCCTCAGGCCGTCCTGGATGTTCTCAAGTTCTACGACTCCAAAGAGACCGTCAACAACCAGAAGTACATGAGCTTCACGTCTGGAG ACAAATCAGCACATGGATACATAGCTGCCAACACTCTG AACCGACTGCTGTCGTCTGGGCCTCCTGTCAGCCTTAGAACCTGCAGCGCATTATTTGACAAG GGTGCCAAGACCTCGTCATCGGAGCCCCCAATAGCCCCGCCTGtgtcggaggaggaggatgaggaggaggaagaggaggaggaggaggaggatgatgacgatgaaCCACCACCCGTCATTGCACCGAGACCCGAGCACACtaaatct ATCTACACACGCTCCGTCATGGAGCCCACCAAGCCTCCCACCCCCGTGAAGGAGGTCACCACCCCTCCAGAGTCCCAGGTCCAGCCGGACAACACGTCCAGCACCTTGTACCGCCACACCGACCGGCAGAGGAAGAAGTCCAAGATGACGGATGAGGAGATTCTGGAGCGACTGA GGAGCATTGTGAGTGTTGGGGACCCCAAAAAGAAGTACACTCGCTTTGAGAAAATAGGACAGGG AGCCTCTGGGACTGTGTACACAGCCATCGACATTGCCACCGGCCAGGAA GTGGCCATAAAGCAGATGAACCTGCAGCAGCAGCCTAAGAAGGAACTCATCATAAATGAGATCCTGGTGATGAGGGAAAACAAGAACCCCAACATAGTCAACTACCTGGACAG tTACCTGGTAGGAGATGAGTTGTGGGTGGTGATGGAGTATTTGGCCGGAGGTTCTCTGACTGACGTGGTGACCGAGACCTGCATGGACGAGGGCCAGATCGCTGCTGTCTGCAGAGAG TGTCTGCAAGCGCTGGACTTCCTCCACTCAAACCAGGTGATCCACAGAGACATCAAGAGCGACAACATCCTTCTGGGGATGGACGGCTCCGTCAAGCTGA CGGACTTTGGCTTCTGCGCCCAAATCACCCCGGAGCAGAACAAGCGCAGCACCATGGTGGGAACGCCCTACTGGATGGCTCCAGAGGTGGTGACTCGCAAGGCCTACGGGCCCAAGGTGGACATCTGGTCCCTGGGCATCATGGCCATTGAGATGGTGGAGGGAGAACCTCCATACCTCAACGAGAACCCCCTCAGG gCTCTGTACCTGATAGCCACCAACGGCACGCCAGAGCTCCAGAACCCGGAGAGGCTGTCGTCTGTGTTCAGGGACTTCCTCAACCGCTGCCTGGAGATGGACGTGGACCGCAGAGGCGCGGCCAAGGAGCTCCTCCAG catTCCTTCCTGAAGTTAGCCAAGCCCCTCTCCAGTCTGACCCCCCTGATTGTAGCAGCAAAGGAAGCCATTAAGAACAGCAGCCGCTAG